From Desmodus rotundus isolate HL8 chromosome 12, HLdesRot8A.1, whole genome shotgun sequence, one genomic window encodes:
- the ZDHHC7 gene encoding palmitoyltransferase ZDHHC7, producing the protein MPSSGHRLRDVEHHPLLAENDSYDSSSSSSSEADVADRVWFIHDGCGMICAVMTWLLVVYADFVVTFVMLLPSKDFWYSVVNGVIFNCLAVLALSSHLRTMLTDPGAVPKGNATKEYMESLQLKPGEVIYKCPKCCCIKPERAHHCSICKRCIRKMDHHCPWVNNCVGEKNQRFFVLFTMYIALSSVHALILCGLQFISCVRGQWTECSDFSPPVTVILLIFLCLEGLLFFTFTAVMFGTQIHSICNDETEIERLKSEKPTWERRLRWEGMKSVFGGPPSLLWMNPFVGFRFRRLQTRPRKGGPEFSV; encoded by the exons ATGCCGTCATCAGGACACCGGCTCCGTGATGTCGAACACCATCCTCTCCTGGCTGAAAACGACAGTTATGACTCTTCGTCCTCCTCTTCCTCCGAGGCCGACGTGGCAGACAGGGTCTGGTTCATCCACGACGGCTGCGGCATGATCTGCGCCGTCATGACCTGGCTTCTGGTCGTCTACGCGGACTTTGTGGTGACGTTTGTCATGCTGCTGCCTTCCAAAGACTTCTGGTACTCCGTGGTCAACGGGGTCATTTTTAACTGCCTAGCGGTGCTGGCCCTGTCGTCGCACCTGAGGACCATGCTCACCGACCCT GGGGCAGTACCGAAAGGAAATGCCACTAAAGAGTACATGGAGAGTTTGCAGCTGAAGCCAGGAGAGGTGATCTACAAGTGCCCCAAGTGCTGCTGTATCAAGCCCGAGCGCGCCCACCACTGCAG TATTTGCAAACGATGTATTCGGAAAATGGATCATCACTGCCCGTGGGTGAACAATTGTGTAGGAGAGAAGAACCAGAGATTTTTTGTGCTTTTCACT ATGTACATAGCTCTGTCTTCAGTCCACGCTCTGATTCTCTGTGGACTGCAGTTCATTTCCTGCGTCCGAGGGCAGTGGACAG AGTGCAGTGACTTTTCACCTCCAGTCACTGTAATCCTGTTGATCTTCCTGTGCCTTGAGGGTCTCCTGTTTTTCACTTTCACTGCAGTCATGTTTGGCACCCAGATCCACTCAATATGCAACGATGAAACG gAGATTGAGAGACTGAAAAGTGAGAAGCCAACCTGGGAGCGGAGGCTACGATGGGAAGGGATGAAGTCGGTCTTCGGGGGGCCCCCCTCACTCCTCTGGATGAATCCCTTCGTTGGCTTCCGGTTTAGGCGACTACAGACAAGACCTAGAAAAGGAGGCCCAGAGTTCTCCGTTTGA